In a single window of the Streptomyces cinnabarinus genome:
- a CDS encoding cytochrome P450: protein MRSGYATGSRGLAWLHQSLAEERAESGLAFNPLRDAFQRAPEEVYAELRQRSPVHHSRLLDCWVVTRYADVARVLRDHTVFRSSPDATTQDLVDPYVTLDPGRPSLFMLDPPDHTRLRGAVHEAFTPEALRRLTPRLEECVRQVVGALGRPGERVDLVPRFAALLPLRVFDLITGLDLHTEDRVTGWVSDVVRGLEPIATARTAEQALTAYQALGACLDERRAGPARPGTLHFTLARDVEAGRLSDAEARQLLMFLILAGTKTVSDFLACAAEELTALPPGAPGRQRVDDALVDDLIARTSPVQIVARTAAAPTVLGGRSIGVGDRVLLVLASANRDVGRAGRDVAFGGGIHRCVGARLARLEGRSALSCLLETYPEVRLAEATPSRRCVTLRSWDRVIVHL, encoded by the coding sequence ATGCGGAGCGGATACGCCACCGGGAGCAGAGGACTCGCCTGGCTCCACCAGAGCCTCGCCGAGGAGCGGGCCGAGTCCGGGCTGGCCTTCAACCCCCTTCGCGACGCCTTCCAACGGGCCCCCGAGGAGGTCTACGCGGAGTTACGGCAGCGCAGTCCGGTCCACCACAGCCGCCTGCTGGACTGCTGGGTCGTCACCCGGTACGCCGACGTCGCCCGGGTCCTGCGCGACCACACCGTCTTCCGCAGCAGCCCGGACGCCACCACCCAGGACCTCGTCGATCCCTATGTCACGCTCGACCCGGGCCGCCCGTCCCTGTTCATGCTCGACCCGCCCGACCACACCCGGCTGCGCGGCGCCGTCCACGAGGCGTTCACCCCCGAGGCGCTGCGGCGGCTGACCCCGCGCCTGGAGGAATGCGTCCGCCAAGTGGTGGGGGCGTTGGGCCGGCCGGGCGAGCGGGTCGATCTGGTCCCGCGGTTCGCCGCCCTGCTGCCGCTGCGCGTCTTCGACCTCATCACCGGACTCGACCTGCACACCGAGGACCGGGTCACGGGCTGGGTGTCCGACGTCGTCCGCGGACTCGAACCCATAGCGACCGCGCGGACCGCCGAACAGGCCCTGACGGCCTATCAGGCACTCGGCGCCTGTCTCGACGAACGGCGCGCCGGACCGGCCCGGCCGGGGACTCTGCACTTCACCCTGGCCCGCGATGTCGAGGCGGGACGGCTGAGCGACGCCGAGGCCCGGCAGCTGCTGATGTTCCTGATCCTCGCCGGGACCAAGACCGTCTCCGACTTCCTCGCCTGCGCCGCCGAGGAGCTGACCGCGCTGCCGCCCGGTGCCCCCGGAAGGCAGCGGGTCGACGACGCCCTGGTGGACGACCTGATCGCGCGCACCTCGCCCGTTCAGATCGTCGCCCGGACGGCCGCCGCCCCGACCGTGCTGGGGGGCCGGAGCATCGGCGTGGGGGACCGCGTCCTGCTCGTGCTCGCCTCCGCCAACCGCGACGTCGGCCGGGCCGGACGGGATGTGGCCTTCGGCGGCGGCATCCACCGCTGCGTGGGCGCTCGACTGGCCCGGCTGGAGGGCCGGTCGGCGCTGTCCTGCCTGCTGGAGACGTACCCCGAGGTCCGGCTGGCCGAGGCGACGCCCTCGCGCCGGTGCGTCACCCTGCGCAGTTGGGACCGCGTCATCGTGCACTTATGA
- the acpP gene encoding acyl carrier protein, with product MTTVLDRVTQILVSHLGVDEGQVTPDTSFKELGMDSLDLVEIVIRFEEEFASEADSGDELEITDDQARKIATVDDAVTYLKSRGIQDR from the coding sequence GTGACTACCGTTCTCGACCGGGTGACCCAGATCCTCGTCTCCCATCTCGGCGTGGACGAAGGGCAGGTGACACCCGACACGAGCTTCAAGGAGCTCGGCATGGACTCGCTGGACCTGGTGGAGATCGTCATCCGCTTCGAGGAGGAGTTCGCCTCGGAGGCCGACAGCGGCGACGAGTTGGAGATCACCGACGACCAGGCACGGAAGATCGCGACCGTGGACGACGCGGTCACCTACCTCAAGTCCCGTGGCATACAGGACCGCTAG
- the ribB gene encoding 3,4-dihydroxy-2-butanone-4-phosphate synthase, whose amino-acid sequence MFPLESVEEAIDTVRAGRPVVVADDNDRENEGDLIFAAQHATPELLAFMVRHTSGYVCAPLTPQDCDRLELPPMHSINQDRRGTAYTVTVDAREGVTTGISAADRAHTIRLLADPATSAGDLCRPGHVVPLRGVPGGVLRRTGHTEATLDLVRLAGCRPAGVLCELVNDDGTMKRLPDLRRFADEFELPLITVAQLVQYRRRIGDTHDERDLAMGAAR is encoded by the coding sequence ATGTTCCCACTCGAAAGCGTCGAGGAAGCCATCGACACCGTACGGGCCGGAAGGCCGGTCGTGGTGGCGGACGACAATGACCGGGAGAACGAGGGCGATCTGATCTTCGCCGCCCAGCACGCCACCCCGGAACTGCTCGCTTTCATGGTGCGCCACACCTCGGGATATGTGTGTGCGCCATTGACCCCGCAGGACTGTGACCGCCTCGAACTGCCGCCGATGCACTCCATCAATCAGGACCGGCGCGGCACGGCATATACCGTGACCGTGGATGCCCGCGAAGGCGTCACTACCGGAATTTCGGCCGCCGACCGTGCCCACACCATCCGGCTGCTTGCCGACCCGGCCACCTCGGCCGGAGACCTGTGCCGGCCGGGCCACGTGGTCCCGCTGCGCGGCGTCCCCGGCGGCGTGCTGCGCCGGACCGGGCACACCGAGGCGACCCTCGATCTGGTACGCCTGGCCGGGTGCCGCCCGGCGGGTGTGCTGTGCGAGCTGGTCAACGACGACGGGACCATGAAGCGCCTGCCCGATCTGCGCCGCTTCGCAGACGAGTTCGAACTCCCGCTGATCACCGTCGCCCAGTTGGTCCAATACCGCCGCAGGATCGGCGACACACACGACGAACGCGACCTGGCCATGGGCGCCGCGAGGTGA
- a CDS encoding SDR family NAD(P)-dependent oxidoreductase, producing MKQADQPREGDGIVSVLADEPLIQPLSAAFDGEVRTTLPERGPVRAVVVGAALTTADGDELRCVAAAARRAREATRVLAAQRGGVLVCVLLLPEKAVKTGRPPCESLSGFVRSAAAEQSFYGVSVCGVLLSEGGDPRLVRMLTERPSVAAGQVFLVGGGEVARVAAPAVERELLRAAGRPSSAQVAEAFGAAGGPGTAGGHGTAGRVVIVTGGGGGIGRAVAVGLAEEGATVVVADLGCDADGRGRDPGFAQDTAYEITRRGGRAVAVCTDVSRPDECRDLVAQTLGAFGRVDALCHAAGVVRQALVQEATDEDWDAVLSVHVAGARHLVEACLGPMSERGHGRVVLFSSRSVTGSPGLSTYSTAKGAVLAYGRALADRTAGSGVHVNVVLPSGRTRASAPQAPGARRRRIELMRARHHGIADPVAYRAAPEQDPENNVAAISWLCGPGAGNGLLVGTGGPRVELYRPGAVDWSIPLSELLTSRDISP from the coding sequence ATGAAACAAGCCGATCAGCCCCGCGAGGGCGACGGAATCGTTTCGGTCCTGGCCGACGAACCCCTCATCCAGCCTCTGTCCGCCGCGTTCGACGGCGAGGTCCGCACCACGCTGCCCGAGCGGGGCCCGGTGCGGGCCGTCGTGGTGGGGGCCGCCCTGACCACGGCTGACGGCGATGAGCTGCGCTGTGTCGCGGCGGCCGCGCGGCGCGCCCGGGAGGCCACCCGGGTGCTGGCCGCTCAGCGTGGCGGGGTTCTCGTCTGTGTCCTGTTACTGCCGGAGAAGGCCGTCAAAACCGGTCGACCACCTTGCGAGTCATTGTCCGGATTCGTGCGGTCAGCGGCGGCGGAGCAGTCGTTCTACGGCGTTTCGGTCTGCGGTGTGCTGCTGAGCGAGGGGGGCGACCCGCGCCTGGTCCGGATGCTGACGGAGCGGCCCTCGGTCGCGGCGGGCCAGGTGTTCCTGGTCGGCGGCGGGGAGGTCGCCCGGGTCGCGGCGCCGGCGGTGGAGCGTGAACTCCTGCGCGCCGCGGGGCGACCGAGCTCGGCGCAGGTGGCGGAGGCGTTCGGGGCGGCGGGCGGGCCGGGGACCGCGGGCGGGCACGGGACCGCGGGCCGGGTGGTGATCGTGACCGGCGGTGGCGGCGGGATCGGGCGCGCCGTCGCGGTCGGGCTCGCCGAGGAGGGCGCCACCGTCGTCGTGGCCGACCTCGGCTGTGACGCGGACGGGCGGGGCCGGGACCCCGGCTTCGCCCAGGACACCGCGTACGAGATCACCCGGCGGGGTGGCCGCGCCGTCGCGGTCTGCACGGACGTCTCGCGGCCGGACGAGTGCCGGGACCTGGTGGCGCAGACCCTGGGCGCCTTCGGCCGCGTCGACGCGCTGTGCCACGCTGCCGGAGTGGTCCGTCAGGCGCTCGTCCAGGAGGCCACGGACGAGGACTGGGACGCCGTACTGAGCGTCCATGTCGCGGGCGCGCGGCACCTGGTCGAGGCATGCCTGGGCCCCATGAGCGAGCGGGGCCACGGCCGCGTCGTCCTGTTCTCCTCGCGCTCGGTCACGGGCTCGCCCGGCCTGAGCACGTACTCGACGGCGAAGGGGGCGGTGCTCGCGTACGGGCGGGCGCTCGCCGACCGGACGGCGGGCAGCGGAGTCCATGTCAACGTCGTGCTGCCCAGCGGCCGGACCCGGGCCTCGGCGCCTCAGGCTCCGGGCGCCCGCCGCCGGCGGATCGAGCTGATGCGCGCCCGCCACCACGGCATCGCGGACCCGGTCGCCTACCGGGCCGCGCCGGAGCAGGACCCCGAGAACAACGTGGCGGCGATCAGCTGGCTGTGCGGCCCCGGGGCGGGGAACGGGCTCCTGGTCGGGACCGGTGGCCCCCGGGTCGAGCTCTACCGGCCGGGGGCCGTCGACTGGTCGATTCCCCTGTCGGAGCTGCTGACTTCACGGGACATCAGCCCGTAG
- a CDS encoding NIPSNAP family protein translates to MPPTDLVGLSAVIELRQYTLRPGRRDELIELFDREFVESQEDVGMRVLGQFRDLDDPDRFVWLRGFPDMTARHQGLTDFYGGPVWAEHGPQANDTMIDSDNVLLLRPEATGFSYDPAARPAVGAPPPGRFVSATVWSFPPGRPDGVALLRDGLLPALAESGPAPFAFLTTEDAPNTFTRLPVRTGENVAAVFTSYPDEEAHDKHLAEVRSHARVRDEILPGIEREQSAAPQQLRLAPTGRSLIA, encoded by the coding sequence GTGCCACCGACCGACCTCGTCGGCCTGTCCGCCGTGATCGAGCTTCGCCAGTACACGCTGCGCCCCGGCCGGCGCGACGAACTCATCGAGCTGTTCGACCGGGAGTTCGTCGAGTCCCAGGAAGACGTGGGGATGCGGGTGCTCGGCCAGTTCCGTGACCTCGACGACCCGGACCGCTTCGTCTGGCTGCGCGGCTTCCCGGACATGACGGCCCGCCACCAGGGGCTCACCGACTTCTACGGCGGCCCCGTCTGGGCCGAGCACGGACCGCAGGCCAACGACACCATGATCGACTCCGACAACGTCCTCCTGCTGCGCCCCGAGGCGACCGGCTTCTCCTACGACCCCGCCGCGCGGCCCGCGGTCGGGGCCCCGCCGCCGGGGCGATTCGTGTCGGCGACCGTGTGGTCCTTCCCGCCCGGCCGGCCGGACGGCGTCGCCCTGCTCCGGGACGGCCTCCTGCCCGCGCTCGCGGAGTCGGGTCCCGCGCCCTTCGCCTTCCTGACCACCGAGGACGCGCCCAACACCTTCACCAGGCTGCCGGTCCGCACCGGCGAGAACGTCGCCGCGGTCTTCACCTCGTACCCCGACGAGGAGGCGCACGACAAGCACCTTGCCGAGGTGCGGTCTCACGCCCGCGTCCGGGACGAGATCCTCCCGGGCATCGAGCGGGAACAGTCGGCGGCGCCCCAGCAACTCCGGCTGGCGCCCACCGGCCGCTCGCTCATCGCATGA
- a CDS encoding phosphotransferase has product MTPGLPDPVRAALATTFRLDRVLRVEPVARPGRMAESARVWIRETDGTGRTVFAKWPSRHARIRRMARQSGAYQREVMFYRDLAGDCGPSVPRMHHASHDPGTDAFVLLLEDLGGARPGDDAHSTVTDVRRALRTVAGLHARWAAGVDGVPWLPDWHGPRVRRYARFELDRIARAAARGRLMQGHRLLPLLAELSEGLDEFFARAARGAGTVVHGDLHMDQVLLPASPDAVLVDWQLVQRGNAGLDVARLIVMGLPPEERRLHEAELLEVYRDSGGGSGLLDEYRAGIVWTAFMNTSYALSRGPETGTSALGEVLFGRVAAAAADHGLLNGQGVMR; this is encoded by the coding sequence GTGACCCCCGGCCTCCCGGATCCGGTCCGGGCCGCCCTCGCGACCACCTTCCGGCTGGACCGCGTCCTGCGCGTCGAGCCGGTGGCGCGGCCCGGCCGGATGGCGGAGAGCGCCCGGGTATGGATCCGGGAGACCGACGGCACCGGGCGCACGGTCTTCGCCAAGTGGCCGTCCCGGCATGCCCGGATCCGCCGGATGGCCCGCCAGTCCGGCGCCTACCAGCGGGAGGTCATGTTCTACCGGGACCTCGCGGGGGACTGCGGGCCGAGCGTGCCGAGGATGCACCACGCCTCCCACGACCCCGGCACCGATGCCTTCGTGCTGCTCCTGGAGGACCTCGGCGGGGCCCGCCCCGGCGACGACGCCCACAGCACGGTCACGGACGTACGGCGGGCCCTGCGCACCGTCGCGGGACTGCACGCGCGCTGGGCGGCCGGCGTCGACGGGGTGCCCTGGCTGCCCGACTGGCACGGCCCCCGGGTCCGGCGTTACGCGCGGTTCGAGCTGGACCGGATCGCCCGTGCCGCCGCCCGGGGGCGCCTGATGCAGGGGCACCGGCTGCTGCCCCTGCTCGCCGAACTGAGCGAGGGGCTCGACGAGTTCTTCGCACGGGCGGCCAGGGGCGCCGGCACCGTGGTCCATGGCGACCTGCACATGGACCAGGTGCTGCTGCCCGCGTCCCCGGACGCCGTACTCGTCGACTGGCAGTTGGTGCAGCGCGGGAACGCGGGCCTGGACGTGGCGCGGCTCATCGTCATGGGCCTGCCGCCCGAGGAACGGCGCCTGCACGAGGCGGAGTTGCTGGAGGTCTACCGCGATTCGGGCGGCGGCTCCGGCCTGCTCGACGAGTACCGCGCGGGGATCGTCTGGACGGCGTTCATGAACACCTCGTACGCCCTGTCCCGTGGGCCGGAGACCGGAACGAGCGCCTTGGGGGAGGTGTTGTTCGGGAGGGTCGCCGCGGCGGCCGCCGACCATGGCCTTCTGAACGGGCAGGGAGTCATGCGATGA
- a CDS encoding helix-turn-helix transcriptional regulator, which translates to MSASRLLSVLLMLQSRGRLSAQTIAEELGVSVRTAYRDLTRLQAAGVPVYAEPGRGGGYQLLDGYRTRLTGMSEGEARALCFAGLPGPAAELGLADEVTAARLKLLAALPNGLREEAAETAAVFHLDAPGWYREPERAPHLPLLVEAVLTRRAVDVRYRRWRAPQEVNRRVRPYGLVLKSGTWYLVAASEKGVATYRAATVLDAALSDELFDRPGDFDLGAYWASYLDDFRSRRYTGTATVRLSPRGRERLPDNVAPEVVRAVDATATAVGDDGWCEAVIPTESTQHACGELLRLGVDVEVVAPAELRRAMADTVRVLARAYGLMSREVSSSDRGIDQSTAPGR; encoded by the coding sequence ATGTCCGCCAGCCGACTGCTGTCCGTGCTGCTGATGCTCCAGTCCCGGGGCCGTCTGTCCGCGCAGACGATCGCCGAGGAGCTGGGGGTCTCGGTGCGTACCGCGTACCGCGACCTGACCCGCCTCCAGGCCGCCGGGGTGCCCGTCTACGCGGAGCCGGGCCGCGGGGGCGGCTACCAGCTCCTCGACGGCTACCGCACCCGGCTGACCGGGATGAGCGAGGGCGAGGCGCGGGCCCTGTGCTTCGCCGGACTGCCCGGCCCCGCAGCCGAGTTGGGCCTCGCGGACGAGGTGACCGCGGCCCGGCTGAAGCTCCTCGCGGCGCTGCCGAACGGACTGCGCGAGGAGGCGGCGGAGACCGCGGCCGTCTTCCACCTGGACGCCCCCGGCTGGTACCGCGAACCCGAGCGGGCACCGCATCTGCCGCTCCTTGTCGAGGCGGTGCTCACCCGGCGCGCGGTGGACGTGCGCTACCGCCGCTGGCGCGCCCCGCAGGAGGTGAACCGCCGGGTGCGCCCGTACGGACTGGTCCTCAAGTCGGGCACCTGGTACCTCGTGGCCGCCTCGGAGAAGGGCGTGGCGACCTACCGTGCCGCCACGGTCCTCGACGCGGCCCTGAGCGACGAACTGTTCGACCGGCCGGGCGACTTCGACCTGGGCGCCTACTGGGCGTCCTACCTCGACGACTTCCGGTCCCGCCGCTACACCGGCACCGCCACTGTCCGGCTGTCCCCTCGGGGCCGCGAACGTCTGCCGGACAACGTGGCCCCGGAGGTGGTGCGGGCGGTCGACGCCACCGCGACCGCCGTGGGCGACGACGGCTGGTGCGAGGCGGTCATCCCGACGGAGAGCACTCAGCACGCCTGCGGTGAGCTGCTGCGGCTCGGCGTAGACGTGGAGGTGGTGGCGCCCGCCGAACTGCGGCGGGCCATGGCCGACACCGTGCGGGTACTGGCCCGCGCCTACGGGCTGATGTCCCGTGAAGTCAGCAGCTCCGACAGGGGAATCGACCAGTCGACGGCCCCCGGCCGGTAG
- a CDS encoding SAM-dependent methyltransferase, which produces MTSPSDTAELTEFFTRVLGGEWHLYSSHILGHATETENQQAKLDLIAEQLDLRPGARVLDVGCGWGGSLTYLATRYGVSGVGISLVPQQCAYANRRAERHGVPLEFRPSHWQDFEPDEPFDAVMTTGVVVHFPSLLDYFVRARQWLRPGGILLNEEMHLLSEDASASRASRALAALDDVRKKGREAGGRLVVDEEGNYVTLDRETELLREAGFEGERVVPLSMADYQKTVEGWVDNCERLEAELTELTGRDVYRWYRLYFRLFRRLIDDRTMRLDVVTARVPHDGP; this is translated from the coding sequence ATGACAAGCCCGAGCGACACGGCGGAGCTGACGGAGTTCTTCACCAGGGTGCTGGGCGGGGAGTGGCACCTGTACTCCTCGCACATCCTCGGCCATGCGACGGAGACGGAGAACCAACAGGCCAAACTGGACTTGATCGCGGAACAGCTGGACCTGCGCCCCGGCGCCCGGGTGCTCGACGTCGGCTGCGGCTGGGGCGGCTCGCTCACCTACCTCGCCACCCGGTACGGCGTCTCCGGCGTCGGGATCTCCCTGGTCCCGCAGCAGTGCGCCTACGCCAACCGGCGGGCTGAACGGCACGGCGTGCCGCTGGAGTTCCGGCCGAGCCACTGGCAGGACTTCGAGCCGGACGAGCCGTTCGACGCGGTGATGACGACCGGTGTCGTCGTCCATTTCCCCAGCCTCCTCGACTACTTCGTCCGCGCCCGGCAGTGGCTGCGGCCCGGCGGGATCCTGCTCAACGAGGAGATGCACCTGCTGTCGGAGGACGCCTCGGCGTCCCGCGCGAGCCGGGCGCTGGCCGCCCTGGACGACGTACGCAAGAAGGGCCGCGAGGCCGGGGGACGCCTGGTCGTGGACGAGGAGGGCAACTACGTCACCCTCGACCGGGAGACCGAGCTGCTGCGCGAGGCGGGCTTCGAGGGCGAGCGGGTGGTGCCGCTGTCCATGGCGGACTACCAGAAGACGGTGGAAGGGTGGGTGGACAACTGCGAGCGCCTGGAGGCGGAACTGACCGAGCTGACCGGCCGGGATGTCTACCGCTGGTACCGCCTGTACTTCCGGCTCTTCCGCCGACTGATCGACGACCGCACGATGCGCCTCGACGTGGTGACCGCGCGGGTGCCGCACGACGGGCCGTGA